A genomic window from Winogradskyella sp. J14-2 includes:
- a CDS encoding alkane 1-monooxygenase, whose amino-acid sequence MKDLKYLAAFSIPIMAVLGLSFQSYWVWATPIFAFVCIPVLELIFPVDTTNLQSEEVDSRLKRKIFDWLLYLNLPIVYGIVIYALILVARQPFETYEFVGLIFSVGIVLGVNGINVGHELGHRQQTNERFLGKALLLPSFYMHFYIEHNFGHHLHAATPEDPATAKYNQSVYSFWLTSTIRQYFNAWSIQKKLLKNNKQSFFSYKNDMLWYTIFQLMYLVLVIVLLGATALLFAVCAGVVGFILLETVNYIEHYGLLRLKTKSGRYERVKEIHSWNSNHVIGRIVLYELTRHSDHHFKSSKKYQILDCHDDSPQMPFGYPTSMVLAMMPPLWFKIMNKRVPRSMVLN is encoded by the coding sequence ATGAAAGACCTTAAATATTTAGCAGCATTTTCAATTCCAATTATGGCAGTTTTAGGACTTAGTTTTCAGAGCTATTGGGTTTGGGCTACACCTATTTTTGCCTTTGTTTGTATTCCGGTTTTAGAACTTATTTTTCCTGTAGATACTACTAATCTTCAATCTGAAGAGGTAGATAGCAGACTAAAACGTAAGATTTTTGATTGGTTACTTTACCTCAACTTACCTATTGTTTATGGTATTGTAATCTATGCTTTGATTTTGGTTGCTCGTCAACCCTTCGAAACTTATGAGTTTGTCGGACTCATTTTTTCCGTTGGTATTGTTTTAGGCGTTAACGGCATTAATGTTGGTCACGAGCTTGGGCACAGACAACAAACCAACGAACGCTTTTTGGGTAAGGCTTTGCTTCTACCCTCTTTTTATATGCATTTTTATATTGAACATAATTTTGGGCATCATCTTCACGCTGCCACACCAGAAGATCCTGCAACTGCAAAATACAATCAAAGTGTGTATTCGTTTTGGTTGACGTCTACGATTAGACAGTATTTTAATGCTTGGAGCATTCAGAAGAAACTATTGAAAAACAACAAGCAATCCTTCTTTTCTTATAAGAATGATATGTTGTGGTATACCATTTTTCAACTGATGTATTTGGTGTTAGTTATAGTTCTTTTAGGAGCTACAGCTTTGCTATTTGCTGTTTGTGCAGGTGTGGTTGGTTTCATCCTACTAGAAACTGTCAACTATATTGAACATTATGGTTTACTGCGTTTAAAAACCAAGTCTGGTCGTTACGAACGTGTAAAAGAAATACACTCGTGGAACTCTAATCACGTTATCGGTCGCATTGTGTTATATGAATTAACACGCCATAGCGATCATCATTTTAAGTCTTCAAAAAAATATCAAATCTTAGATTGCCACGATGATAGTCCGCAAATGCCATTTGGCTATCCAACGTCGATGGTATTGGCAATGATGCCACCTCTTTGGTTTAAGATTATGAATAAGCGTGTGCCGAGAAGCATGGTGTTAAATTAG
- a CDS encoding DUF4175 family protein, whose amino-acid sequence MSNFETIKNKLQQFIKKYYTNELLKGAILFFAIGLLYLIITLFVEYVFWLNPIARTILFWVFVAVEVALFVKFIAIPLAHLFNLRQGIDYETASKLIGNHFPEVNDKLLNVLQLNQSPQQSDLLLASIEQKSQELQPIPFKSAINFKTNTKYLKYAAIPVVIILMSYITGKIDWFSDSYERVVNYKTAYEPPAPFQFFVLNENLQAIEGKDFKLKVKTAGDVIPENAQIQFNGQSYYLQQVAPGEFQYTFNLPKNNIEFSLSANDVNSKPYELQVVNTPNLVNFEMLLDYPSYTQKQDEVLKSTGSAVVPEGTKVTWKAMTKATNAVHIYAEDTLTFSKNDNNNFEATKRLFRNYNYNISTSNENLKDYENLAYNISVVKDLHPELNIKMQIDSLDQQSMYFYGQASDDFGLSKLNLVYYPTEDETQKVVEPISISKSNFSEFVSAFPNQFNLEEGVSYQLYFEVYDNDAIHNYKRTKSSVFSYRKLTKDEEEQKQLQEQNETIKDIGKTFEKLEEQDKKLEEFSKTQKEKQELNFNDKKKFEDFLKRQKQQEQLMKNFNKKLQDNLEEFQEEKKEDQFKEDLKERLKENEEKLKQDEKLLEELEKLKDKINKEEFTQKLEELAKQNKNKKRSMKQLLELTKRFYVMKKAEKIANQLDDLAKKQEELSNKDKENTNEKQDELNKEFEKLQKDIEDLKQEDRRLQKPMNVPVDEFLEDGVKFDQKEAKEALEKKEEKESEGKPSEAQEQQQNAQEKQKKAAKKMKQMSEQMMQMLSGGGGGGGDQASEDADALRQILENLLLFSFDQEALMNTFESIDINNNKYGKYIINQSNLREHFEHIDDSLFALSLRQPKISEKVNEQITEVYFNIDKALGQLTENRIYQGVSSQQYVITASNELASFLSDVLDNMEMQMNSAMGSGGGGGQQLPDIILSQEELNKQMEEGVKKNEQGKQGEEGKQGEGEKPGQEGNEGKEGEGKQPGEQGQEGQQGQSGQSGENGQSGEQQGKGGKNGKNGQQDGDGNQEGSEGKNGNDGKGKDGKGKNGKNGNGSNGDGNGEEQNDGYGEGGREEQNEELFKIYQQQQQLRQALEDRLSKEGKIESAGELIKQMEDIELDLLNYGFTNQTLQKMMDVQHQLLKLENATFMQGQDTKRESETNKKDFDTNNPSQIPTAKQYFNTTEILNRQALPLQNHFRKKIQEYFKSND is encoded by the coding sequence ATGAGCAATTTCGAAACCATAAAAAACAAACTACAGCAATTCATTAAAAAATATTATACTAATGAACTGCTAAAAGGCGCCATTTTATTTTTCGCCATTGGCTTGTTATATCTCATTATAACGCTATTTGTGGAATATGTGTTTTGGCTCAACCCAATAGCAAGAACCATTTTATTTTGGGTGTTTGTAGCTGTGGAAGTGGCTTTGTTTGTTAAGTTTATTGCTATTCCGTTAGCACATTTATTCAATCTAAGGCAAGGTATAGATTACGAAACTGCTTCAAAATTAATAGGCAATCATTTTCCTGAAGTCAATGATAAATTGTTGAATGTACTTCAGCTGAACCAAAGTCCACAGCAATCCGATTTATTATTAGCAAGTATAGAGCAGAAGTCGCAAGAATTGCAACCCATTCCTTTCAAATCGGCAATTAATTTTAAGACCAATACTAAGTATTTAAAATATGCAGCTATTCCTGTGGTCATCATTTTGATGTCTTACATCACAGGAAAAATCGATTGGTTTAGTGATAGTTATGAGCGTGTAGTCAACTACAAAACAGCCTATGAGCCACCAGCACCTTTTCAATTTTTTGTTCTGAATGAAAACCTTCAAGCTATTGAAGGTAAGGACTTTAAGTTAAAGGTAAAAACCGCAGGAGATGTTATTCCAGAGAATGCTCAGATTCAATTCAACGGTCAATCGTATTATTTACAACAGGTTGCACCAGGTGAATTTCAATACACGTTTAATCTACCAAAAAACAATATAGAATTCAGTTTATCAGCTAACGACGTTAATTCAAAACCGTATGAATTACAAGTGGTAAACACACCAAACTTGGTCAATTTTGAAATGCTGTTAGACTATCCATCGTACACACAAAAGCAAGATGAGGTATTAAAAAGTACAGGTTCTGCGGTTGTTCCAGAAGGGACAAAAGTCACATGGAAAGCAATGACCAAAGCCACAAATGCGGTCCATATTTATGCCGAAGATACCTTAACGTTTTCAAAAAACGACAATAACAATTTTGAAGCGACCAAGCGATTATTCAGAAACTATAATTACAACATTTCAACCAGTAACGAAAATCTAAAGGATTACGAAAATCTGGCTTACAATATTTCGGTTGTCAAGGATTTACATCCAGAGCTCAACATTAAAATGCAAATCGATTCCTTAGACCAGCAAAGTATGTATTTCTATGGTCAGGCGAGCGACGATTTTGGCTTGTCAAAATTGAATTTGGTGTACTATCCAACAGAAGATGAAACTCAGAAAGTGGTCGAACCGATTAGCATTTCAAAATCTAATTTTAGTGAGTTTGTGAGTGCGTTTCCAAATCAATTCAATTTAGAAGAAGGCGTCAGCTACCAATTGTATTTTGAGGTTTATGATAACGACGCTATTCACAATTATAAGCGAACAAAAAGTAGTGTGTTTAGTTACCGAAAATTAACTAAGGACGAAGAAGAGCAGAAGCAATTACAAGAGCAGAATGAAACGATAAAAGATATTGGCAAAACGTTTGAAAAATTAGAAGAGCAAGACAAAAAGCTTGAAGAATTTTCTAAAACCCAAAAGGAAAAGCAAGAACTTAATTTTAACGATAAAAAGAAGTTTGAAGACTTCTTAAAACGTCAAAAACAGCAAGAGCAGTTGATGAAAAATTTCAACAAAAAGCTGCAGGATAATTTAGAAGAATTTCAAGAAGAAAAGAAAGAAGACCAATTTAAAGAAGACTTAAAAGAGCGTCTTAAAGAGAACGAAGAAAAGCTAAAGCAAGATGAAAAATTGCTTGAAGAATTAGAAAAGCTGAAAGATAAAATCAACAAAGAAGAGTTTACCCAAAAACTTGAAGAATTAGCCAAACAAAACAAAAATAAAAAACGAAGTATGAAGCAACTCTTAGAGTTGACCAAGCGTTTTTATGTAATGAAAAAGGCTGAAAAAATTGCCAATCAGTTAGACGATTTAGCGAAGAAGCAAGAAGAACTTTCTAATAAAGACAAAGAGAACACCAATGAAAAGCAAGACGAATTAAATAAAGAATTCGAAAAGCTTCAAAAAGATATCGAAGATTTAAAACAAGAGGACAGACGTTTACAAAAACCGATGAATGTTCCTGTGGATGAGTTTTTAGAAGACGGTGTGAAGTTTGACCAAAAGGAAGCTAAAGAAGCACTTGAGAAGAAAGAAGAGAAAGAGAGTGAAGGTAAACCTAGTGAAGCACAAGAACAACAGCAAAACGCTCAGGAAAAGCAGAAAAAGGCTGCTAAAAAGATGAAGCAGATGAGTGAGCAGATGATGCAAATGTTATCTGGTGGTGGCGGTGGTGGAGGCGACCAAGCTTCTGAAGATGCCGATGCCTTACGTCAAATTCTTGAGAATCTTTTATTGTTTTCTTTCGACCAGGAAGCGTTGATGAATACTTTTGAGAGTATTGATATTAATAATAACAAATACGGTAAATACATCATTAACCAAAGTAATTTAAGAGAGCACTTTGAGCACATTGATGATAGTTTGTTTGCTTTGTCTTTGCGTCAACCAAAGATTTCTGAGAAGGTAAATGAGCAAATCACAGAGGTGTATTTCAATATAGATAAAGCGCTTGGTCAATTGACTGAAAACCGCATATATCAAGGTGTGTCTTCTCAGCAATATGTTATCACAGCAAGTAATGAATTGGCGAGCTTTTTGAGTGATGTTTTAGATAATATGGAGATGCAGATGAATTCTGCTATGGGCTCTGGCGGAGGAGGAGGGCAACAACTTCCAGACATTATTTTGAGTCAAGAAGAGCTTAATAAGCAAATGGAAGAGGGTGTAAAAAAGAACGAGCAAGGAAAACAAGGTGAAGAGGGCAAGCAAGGTGAGGGTGAAAAGCCAGGACAAGAAGGTAACGAAGGCAAAGAAGGCGAGGGAAAACAGCCAGGAGAACAAGGACAAGAAGGTCAGCAAGGACAGAGTGGACAAAGTGGCGAGAATGGACAGTCTGGAGAACAGCAAGGCAAAGGTGGGAAGAACGGAAAAAATGGCCAACAGGATGGAGACGGTAATCAAGAAGGTAGTGAAGGTAAAAACGGAAATGACGGCAAAGGAAAAGACGGCAAAGGAAAAAATGGTAAAAACGGAAATGGTTCTAATGGAGATGGTAATGGGGAAGAACAAAATGATGGTTATGGTGAAGGTGGAAGAGAAGAACAAAATGAAGAATTATTCAAAATTTATCAGCAACAACAACAATTACGTCAGGCACTAGAAGACCGTTTATCTAAGGAAGGTAAGATTGAATCTGCTGGCGAATTGATAAAGCAAATGGAAGATATAGAGTTGGATTTATTGAACTACGGTTTCACAAATCAAACGCTTCAAAAGATGATGGATGTACAACATCAATTATTAAAATTGGAAAATGCCACCTTTATGCAAGGTCAGGATACGAAGCGTGAATCTGAAACAAATAAGAAGGATTTCGACACCAACAATCCAAGTCAAATTCCAACAGCAAAACAATACTTTAACACTACAGAAATATTAAACAGACAAGCACTACCTTTGCAGAATCATTTCAGGAAAAAGATTCAAGAATATTTCAAAAGCAATGATTAG
- the ybeY gene encoding rRNA maturation RNase YbeY — MISFNYETDFKLEKETQMSEWISKSINSENCKEGELNYIFCSDDYLHKINVDFLNHDTLTDIISFDYSVGKELHGDIYISVERVEDNAIDFDVSFEDELARVMIHGILHYCGYKDKTEEDAKLMRSKEEYYLSTRS; from the coding sequence ATGATTAGTTTTAATTACGAAACCGATTTTAAATTAGAGAAGGAAACACAGATGTCCGAGTGGATTTCTAAAAGCATTAATTCAGAAAATTGTAAAGAAGGAGAGTTGAATTACATCTTCTGTTCCGATGATTATCTGCATAAAATTAATGTTGATTTTTTAAATCACGACACGTTAACAGACATCATCAGTTTTGATTATTCGGTAGGAAAAGAACTACACGGAGACATCTACATTTCAGTAGAACGTGTAGAAGATAATGCTATAGATTTTGATGTGTCTTTTGAGGATGAATTGGCACGTGTAATGATTCACGGTATTCTGCATTACTGTGGATATAAAGACAAGACTGAGGAAGATGCTAAGTTGATGCGCTCTAAGGAAGAGTACTATTTGAGTACGCGTTCTTAG
- the mnmG gene encoding tRNA uridine-5-carboxymethylaminomethyl(34) synthesis enzyme MnmG codes for MFNEVYDVIVVGAGHAGSEAAAAAANMGSKTLLITMNLQNIAQMSCNPAMGGIAKGQIVREIDALGGYSGIVSDTSAIQFKMLNKSKGPAMWSPRVQSDRMRFAEDWRLLLEQTPNLDFYQEMVSGLIIENNKIVGVKTSLGIEVKAKTVVLTNGTFLNGLIHIGDKNFGGGRAGERAATGITEDLIKLGFDSGRMKTGTPPRVDGRSLDYSKMIEQPGDENPEKFSYLDVTKPLTEQRSCHMTYTSPEVHDLLREGFDRSPMFNGRIKSVGPRYCPSIEDKINRFADKDRHQLFVEPEGWNTVEVYVNGFSTSLPEDVQFKALRSVAGFENVKFFRPGYAIEYDYFPPTQLKHTLETKLVEGLYFAGQINGTTGYEEAASQGLMAGINASLKVQERDPFTLKRDEAYIGVLIDDLITKGTEEPYRMFTSRAEYRTLLRQDNADFRLTPKGYELGLASEKRLKRMEEKQSKASNFVQFFKDTSVTPEEINPILESKHSAKVKQQDKMFKLYARPNITIEDMQKVASVDAYISENSLDAEVIEQTEIQVKYAGYIEKEKNNADKLNRLENVKIPLNFDYSKLKSMSMEARQKLTEIQPVTISQASRISGVSPNDISVLLVYLGR; via the coding sequence ATGTTTAATGAAGTTTACGATGTAATAGTAGTTGGTGCAGGTCACGCAGGAAGTGAAGCTGCTGCTGCTGCTGCCAATATGGGAAGTAAGACGTTGTTAATTACAATGAATCTCCAAAATATTGCACAGATGTCTTGTAATCCTGCTATGGGTGGAATTGCAAAAGGACAAATTGTGCGTGAAATTGATGCGCTTGGTGGTTATAGCGGAATTGTGTCTGACACATCTGCTATTCAATTCAAGATGCTTAACAAATCTAAAGGACCTGCAATGTGGAGTCCTAGAGTGCAGTCCGACAGAATGCGTTTTGCTGAAGACTGGAGATTGCTGTTAGAGCAAACACCTAATCTCGATTTTTATCAAGAAATGGTGTCTGGGTTAATCATAGAAAACAATAAAATAGTTGGCGTAAAGACCTCTCTTGGTATTGAAGTAAAAGCCAAAACCGTTGTGCTTACAAATGGTACTTTTTTAAATGGTTTAATACATATCGGAGACAAAAACTTTGGTGGAGGTAGAGCAGGAGAAAGAGCTGCTACAGGAATTACAGAAGACCTTATTAAACTTGGTTTCGATTCTGGTAGAATGAAAACAGGAACACCACCAAGAGTCGATGGAAGATCTTTGGATTATTCAAAAATGATTGAACAACCAGGAGATGAAAATCCAGAGAAGTTTTCATATTTAGATGTTACAAAACCTTTGACTGAACAACGTTCTTGTCATATGACTTACACCAGTCCAGAAGTGCACGATTTACTTCGTGAAGGTTTTGATAGATCGCCAATGTTTAATGGTAGAATTAAAAGTGTTGGACCTCGTTATTGTCCATCGATAGAAGATAAGATTAATCGATTTGCAGACAAGGATCGACATCAACTATTTGTAGAGCCAGAAGGATGGAACACGGTTGAAGTTTATGTGAATGGCTTCTCAACATCCTTACCAGAAGATGTTCAGTTTAAGGCGCTACGTTCTGTAGCTGGTTTTGAAAATGTGAAGTTTTTTAGACCTGGTTATGCTATAGAATACGACTATTTTCCTCCGACACAATTAAAGCACACTTTAGAAACAAAGTTGGTTGAGGGTTTATATTTTGCTGGTCAGATTAACGGAACAACAGGTTATGAAGAAGCAGCATCTCAAGGATTAATGGCAGGTATAAATGCGAGCTTAAAAGTACAAGAACGCGATCCTTTTACTTTAAAAAGAGATGAAGCTTATATCGGTGTCTTAATAGATGATTTAATTACAAAAGGTACAGAAGAGCCTTATCGCATGTTTACATCCCGTGCAGAATATAGAACGCTTTTAAGGCAAGATAATGCAGATTTTAGATTAACACCCAAAGGATATGAACTTGGTTTAGCTTCTGAAAAGCGATTAAAACGAATGGAAGAAAAGCAATCAAAAGCTTCAAATTTTGTTCAGTTTTTTAAAGACACAAGTGTAACGCCAGAAGAAATAAATCCGATTTTAGAATCAAAACATTCTGCAAAAGTGAAGCAACAAGATAAGATGTTTAAGTTGTATGCTCGACCAAATATCACGATTGAAGATATGCAAAAAGTGGCTTCTGTAGATGCTTATATTTCTGAAAACAGTTTAGATGCCGAGGTTATAGAGCAAACTGAAATTCAGGTTAAATATGCTGGTTATATTGAAAAGGAAAAGAACAATGCAGATAAGTTAAATCGCCTTGAAAATGTAAAAATCCCATTAAACTTTGATTATTCAAAACTGAAATCTATGAGTATGGAAGCAAGGCAAAAGTTAACCGAAATTCAGCCAGTAACCATTTCACAAGCATCAAGGATTAGCGGAGTATCGCCTAATGACATTTCTGTTTTATTGGTGTATTTAGGCAGGTAA
- a CDS encoding class I SAM-dependent methyltransferase, whose product MINDKPTYLTVKDHSVSGEEFQLLHNEALDMLETFPQPQSEKLSEYYKSEDYISHTDAKRNLFEKVYHLVRMISLKRKLKLINSFQSEEKTLLDIGCGTGDFLETAKNNNWNVVGVEPNEQARTIANSKSNNSVFDIQHLETLKENSFDVITLWHVLEHLPNLDMQVKLLKRLLKPNGTLVIAVPNFKSYDAQHYKNFWAAYDVPRHLWHFSKTSIEKLFHDEQLKLVKTLPMKFDAYYVSLLSEKYKSDFMNPIKAFWIGWRSNLKGNRSKEYSSHIYVLKFKDN is encoded by the coding sequence ATGATAAACGACAAACCAACATATCTCACCGTAAAAGATCATTCCGTTTCTGGAGAAGAATTTCAATTATTGCACAATGAGGCATTGGATATGTTGGAAACATTTCCACAACCTCAGAGCGAAAAACTCTCAGAATATTACAAAAGTGAAGACTACATTTCGCACACAGATGCCAAGCGAAATCTGTTTGAAAAAGTGTATCATTTAGTCAGAATGATTTCTTTAAAACGAAAACTGAAACTGATTAATTCATTTCAGTCCGAAGAAAAAACACTTTTAGATATTGGATGTGGAACAGGCGATTTTTTAGAAACCGCAAAAAACAATAATTGGAATGTTGTTGGAGTAGAGCCAAACGAACAAGCAAGAACAATTGCTAATTCTAAATCCAACAATTCGGTTTTTGATATTCAACATTTAGAAACTTTAAAAGAAAACAGTTTTGATGTGATTACTCTTTGGCACGTTTTAGAACATTTGCCAAATTTAGATATGCAAGTAAAACTTTTAAAGCGCTTACTTAAACCAAACGGAACTTTGGTAATTGCTGTGCCAAACTTTAAGAGTTACGATGCGCAACATTATAAAAACTTTTGGGCTGCTTATGATGTGCCGAGACACCTTTGGCATTTTTCAAAAACGTCAATTGAAAAACTGTTTCACGACGAACAATTAAAATTAGTAAAAACACTACCAATGAAATTCGACGCTTATTATGTGAGTCTACTTTCAGAAAAATATAAATCAGACTTTATGAATCCCATCAAAGCATTTTGGATTGGATGGCGCTCAAATCTAAAAGGAAATCGTTCTAAGGAGTATTCTTCTCATATTTATGTCTTAAAATTTAAAGATAATTAG
- a CDS encoding OmpH family outer membrane protein: MKRAIALLIILISFSSCQEQQKIGFIDRTKAINEYQAKKDIEDKYKPKNDAYIKRRDSLVKQFEFDYQNAAVRAQSMSPKKQQELAQEFQQRDALLRQQIQFEKEALEKEFTTEIDSAMSKFKTFVKNYGKSNGYTFILGTSDISNSVMYGAETTDITDTVIKALNEDYKK; encoded by the coding sequence ATGAAAAGAGCAATTGCCCTATTAATTATTTTAATTTCATTTTCGTCTTGCCAGGAGCAACAAAAAATTGGATTTATAGACAGAACAAAAGCGATCAACGAATATCAAGCTAAAAAAGATATTGAAGATAAGTACAAACCCAAAAACGATGCTTATATAAAAAGACGCGACAGTTTGGTAAAGCAATTTGAATTTGATTATCAAAATGCTGCAGTAAGAGCGCAAAGCATGAGTCCTAAAAAACAACAAGAGCTAGCTCAAGAGTTTCAGCAGCGAGATGCGTTATTAAGACAGCAAATACAGTTTGAAAAAGAAGCATTAGAAAAAGAGTTTACTACCGAAATTGACTCAGCGATGTCTAAGTTTAAGACGTTTGTAAAAAATTACGGAAAATCTAATGGGTATACCTTTATTTTGGGTACGAGTGACATATCAAATTCAGTAATGTACGGAGCAGAAACTACCGATATTACAGACACCGTAATTAAGGCCTTAAATGAAGACTATAAAAAGTAA
- a CDS encoding ATP-binding protein, translating to MQFSKILGQTHIKNHLTKSVDDGRIAHAQLFVGPEGSGTLPMAIAYAQYILCNNTNGENLGGNESCNLKFENFSHPDLHFAFPVTTSDKVKSKPVSKFYLEEWRQLLEEQPYGNLFDWYKLLGVDNKQGQIGVDEASEIVKSLTLKSYEGGYKIMIIWMAEKINTAAANKLLKLIEEPPEKTIFILIAEDEEQIINTIRSRCQILHFPPLTEAIISNALVDNYHIEKSVASRIAHQANGNYNKACDLVYQDSEDILFEKWFVFWVRSAFKAKGNKKAIHDLISWSEEIAKTGRETQKKFLAFCLNYFRQALLLNYNASSLVYLEPRAENFQLEKFAPFVHDGNILDISNELQDAMYHIERNGSSKIILTDLSIKLTRFLHKKSQV from the coding sequence ATGCAGTTTTCAAAGATTTTAGGACAAACACATATTAAAAATCATCTCACAAAAAGTGTAGATGACGGCAGAATTGCACATGCCCAGTTATTTGTTGGTCCTGAAGGCTCCGGAACTTTACCAATGGCCATAGCATATGCACAATATATCTTGTGTAATAATACCAATGGCGAAAATTTGGGAGGCAACGAATCTTGTAATCTTAAATTTGAAAATTTCTCTCATCCAGACCTACACTTTGCTTTTCCAGTAACAACAAGTGACAAAGTAAAAAGCAAACCTGTTTCTAAATTTTATCTAGAAGAATGGAGGCAACTCCTTGAAGAACAACCTTATGGAAATCTTTTTGATTGGTATAAATTATTAGGTGTAGACAATAAACAAGGCCAAATAGGTGTAGATGAAGCTTCTGAAATCGTAAAATCATTAACCTTAAAGTCTTACGAAGGTGGTTATAAGATAATGATTATCTGGATGGCAGAAAAAATTAATACTGCTGCCGCTAATAAGTTGCTAAAATTAATCGAAGAACCACCTGAGAAAACCATTTTTATTCTCATTGCTGAAGATGAAGAACAGATTATAAATACGATTAGGTCCCGTTGTCAAATTCTACATTTTCCGCCATTAACAGAGGCTATTATTTCTAATGCTTTAGTAGACAATTACCATATAGAAAAGTCGGTTGCTAGCAGGATTGCACACCAGGCAAACGGCAATTACAACAAGGCTTGCGATCTTGTTTATCAAGATAGCGAAGACATTCTATTTGAAAAATGGTTTGTCTTTTGGGTACGCTCTGCCTTTAAAGCTAAAGGCAATAAAAAAGCCATACATGACTTAATTTCGTGGTCTGAAGAAATTGCAAAAACCGGAAGAGAAACACAGAAAAAATTTTTAGCGTTTTGCCTCAACTATTTTAGACAAGCCTTGCTTCTTAATTACAACGCAAGTTCTCTTGTATATTTAGAGCCACGCGCAGAGAATTTTCAGTTAGAAAAATTTGCACCATTCGTGCATGATGGTAATATTTTAGACATTTCTAATGAATTACAAGATGCTATGTATCATATTGAGCGCAATGGTAGCTCTAAGATAATTCTTACAGATCTATCAATTAAGTTAACAAGGTTTTTACATAAAAAAAGCCAAGTATAA
- a CDS encoding phosphoglycerate kinase → MKTLNDFNFKDKKALIRVDFNVPLNDTFEVTDATRIVSAKPTIIKILEDGGSCILMSHLGRPKGAQDQFSLKHIRFKVSDILGVEVKFASNCVGAEAEEKANALQSGEILLLENLRFHEEETKGDKNFAEQLSKLGDIYVNDAFGTAHRAHASTTIVAQFFPESKCFGHLLAKEIESIKKVLEDGEKPVLAVLGGAKVSSKITVIENILDKVDHLIIGGGMTFTFIKALGGKIGDSICEDDKMELALDILKQAEAKGVKIHLPVDVVAADAFSNDANTQICDVRQIPDGWQGLDAGPESLKIFDTVVSESKTILWNGPLGVFEMESFAKGTIALGDSIANSTKNGAFSLVGGGDSVAAVKQFGFENKVSYVSTGGGAMLESLEGKTLPGIAAILE, encoded by the coding sequence ATGAAGACACTAAACGATTTCAATTTCAAAGATAAAAAGGCTTTAATTAGAGTAGATTTTAATGTACCGTTAAACGACACTTTTGAAGTAACTGATGCTACAAGAATAGTTTCTGCAAAACCAACAATTATTAAAATTTTAGAAGATGGCGGAAGTTGTATTTTAATGTCCCATTTAGGAAGACCCAAAGGAGCCCAAGATCAGTTTTCTTTAAAACACATTAGATTCAAGGTATCAGACATACTCGGTGTAGAAGTAAAGTTTGCATCAAATTGTGTTGGTGCGGAAGCAGAAGAAAAAGCAAATGCGTTACAATCTGGTGAAATTCTGCTGCTTGAAAATTTACGTTTTCATGAAGAAGAAACTAAAGGGGATAAAAATTTTGCAGAGCAGTTATCTAAGCTAGGTGATATTTACGTAAATGATGCTTTTGGTACAGCACACAGAGCCCATGCATCTACAACAATAGTAGCACAATTTTTTCCAGAATCTAAGTGCTTTGGTCACCTATTAGCAAAAGAAATAGAAAGTATTAAAAAAGTGTTAGAAGATGGTGAAAAACCTGTATTAGCAGTACTTGGTGGAGCAAAGGTGTCTTCAAAAATTACGGTTATCGAGAATATTTTAGATAAGGTAGATCACCTTATTATTGGTGGTGGAATGACATTTACATTCATTAAAGCTCTAGGAGGTAAAATAGGTGATTCAATTTGCGAAGACGACAAAATGGAGTTAGCCTTAGATATCCTAAAACAAGCCGAAGCAAAAGGAGTTAAAATTCATTTACCTGTAGATGTTGTTGCTGCGGATGCTTTTAGTAATGATGCAAATACGCAGATTTGCGACGTAAGACAAATACCAGATGGCTGGCAAGGTTTGGATGCAGGACCAGAATCTCTTAAAATTTTTGATACGGTTGTCAGCGAAAGTAAAACTATACTTTGGAATGGACCTCTCGGTGTTTTTGAAATGGAATCTTTTGCTAAAGGTACTATAGCTTTAGGCGATTCTATAGCAAACTCTACAAAAAACGGAGCATTTTCACTAGTTGGTGGTGGTGATTCTGTTGCGGCAGTAAAACAGTTCGGTTTCGAAAATAAAGTGAGCTACGTGAGCACAGGAGGAGGAGCCATGTTAGAAAGTCTTGAAGGCAAAACACTTCCTGGTATTGCTGCAATTTTAGAATAA